The following are encoded together in the Pan troglodytes isolate AG18354 chromosome 6, NHGRI_mPanTro3-v2.0_pri, whole genome shotgun sequence genome:
- the C6H7orf78 gene encoding uncharacterized protein C6H7orf78 isoform X1, giving the protein MIPPRENALHIIYHESQRGTRDRDIAKRLQYPSRQDLNSKWKKSVLQPPQCKMKVNVWEIKPPDFSYKLYTSLRIPERPSKPIKEEKRRKKISFPETMLHLPSIRNHPKEVTAPKFITTFPRLDLQKAKLMFVKSGQYPRGVYVNPKPHDFRQYQPGLPNFETTYEKDPFGLKFKSQHLSTVHGYQLPKDNKQKNTTERFITHKHRECTWDSKLILTKAPWPVRSASYTRHRRQRDAYSAFMDRVEEKFTKICKSR; this is encoded by the exons ATTCCTCCACGTGAAAATGCCCTCCACATAATATACCATGAGTCTCAGAGAGGCACAAGAGATAGGGATATTGCAAAGAGGCTGCAATATCCTTCACGACAGGATCTCAACTCCAAATGGAAAAAGAGTGTTCTGCAACCTCCACAATGTAAAATGAAAGTTAATGTATGGGAAATAAAGCCTCCTGATTTTAGCTACAAACTGTATACTTCTTTGAGAATTCCAGAAAGACCATCAAAAccaattaaggaagaaaaaaggaggaaaaaaatcagttttccaGAAACAATGCTTCACTTGCCCAGCATAAGGAATCATCCTAAGGAGGTCACAGCTCCTAAATTTATAACTACATTTCCACGTCTGGATTTACAAAAAGCAAAGTTAATGTTTGTGAAGAGTGGACAATATCCAAGGGGTGTATATGTCAATCCCAAACCACATGACTTTCGACAG TACCAACCTGGTTTACCAAACTTTGAGACAACTTATGAAAAGGACCCCTTTGgattaaaatttaaatcacaaCACTTAAGTACAG TACATGGGTACCAGTTACCGAAAGATAATAAACAGAAGAATACTACAGAAAGATTTATCACCCACAAGCATCGTGAATGCACCTGGGATTCAAAACTAATTTTGACGAAAGCCCCATGGCCTGTTAGATCTGCTTCATATACA AGACATAGAAGGCAGCGTGATGCATACAGTGCATTTATGGATCGTGTGGAAGAAAAGTTTACAAAGATATGCAAGAGCAG ATAG
- the C6H7orf78 gene encoding uncharacterized protein C6H7orf78 isoform X2, with translation MKVNVWEIKPPDFSYKLYTSLRIPERPSKPIKEEKRRKKISFPETMLHLPSIRNHPKEVTAPKFITTFPRLDLQKAKLMFVKSGQYPRGVYVNPKPHDFRQYQPGLPNFETTYEKDPFGLKFKSQHLSTVHGYQLPKDNKQKNTTERFITHKHRECTWDSKLILTKAPWPVRSASYTRHRRQRDAYSAFMDRVEEKFTKICKSR, from the exons ATGAAAGTTAATGTATGGGAAATAAAGCCTCCTGATTTTAGCTACAAACTGTATACTTCTTTGAGAATTCCAGAAAGACCATCAAAAccaattaaggaagaaaaaaggaggaaaaaaatcagttttccaGAAACAATGCTTCACTTGCCCAGCATAAGGAATCATCCTAAGGAGGTCACAGCTCCTAAATTTATAACTACATTTCCACGTCTGGATTTACAAAAAGCAAAGTTAATGTTTGTGAAGAGTGGACAATATCCAAGGGGTGTATATGTCAATCCCAAACCACATGACTTTCGACAG TACCAACCTGGTTTACCAAACTTTGAGACAACTTATGAAAAGGACCCCTTTGgattaaaatttaaatcacaaCACTTAAGTACAG TACATGGGTACCAGTTACCGAAAGATAATAAACAGAAGAATACTACAGAAAGATTTATCACCCACAAGCATCGTGAATGCACCTGGGATTCAAAACTAATTTTGACGAAAGCCCCATGGCCTGTTAGATCTGCTTCATATACA AGACATAGAAGGCAGCGTGATGCATACAGTGCATTTATGGATCGTGTGGAAGAAAAGTTTACAAAGATATGCAAGAGCAG ATAG